A single window of Enoplosus armatus isolate fEnoArm2 chromosome 22, fEnoArm2.hap1, whole genome shotgun sequence DNA harbors:
- the LOC139305025 gene encoding chloride anion exchanger-like, giving the protein MMRPGAKQYVVARPLYSEESFAEEHEKVYRHRKTMLDHVKQYFTCDAKRAKNAALSLLPVIGWMKIYRIKEWLLSDIVSGVSTGLVAVLQGLAYCLLASLPPWYGLFSAFFPVIIYFFLGTSRHISVGPFPVLCLMIGSVVTRLVPDEGPPANITGFEGLTRDEQRVLVASSVTFLAGIMQLAMGVLQVGFVVMYLSDTLVSGFTTAAAIHILVSQLKFVLGLQVPGISGPLSIIYTLEIIFNKITSTNVCDVVISLVIMVVVFIVKELNDRFKSKLPVPIPIEVIMTVIACGVSYAFDFKTRYGIDIVGHIPKGYEPPMAPNLHIFQETAVEAFPMAIVGFAVAFSVAKVYSVKHDYTIDGNQELIAFGVSNIFGASFKSFAASTALSRSAVQESTGGKTQIAGLLSAVIVMIVTLAIGFLLDPLPKSVLGAVVIVNLKGMLMQFRDVPYLWKRDKPDCVVWIGTCTAAILLGLDLGLAVGLGVELISVVLRAQFPRCSLLANIKGTNIYKDRKDYINIYEPEGVKIFRIPSPIFFANIEFFRSKLLEAIGFNPLRVLRKRNKALRTIRKLLEKGDLQWTSKGFLNTSCGPIKESGDERNMEELDLPTDFKDLPARIDWNAELPANIAVPRVDVHSLILDFAAVSFLDISALKGLKTALKELIRVEVEVYIVDCDPYILEKLHGCCFFDDEVRPSVFFLTLHDAMLHILEKHPESMETKSDYERIITTVTVHHPGGSVRSRDRNAPDPETRF; this is encoded by the exons ATGATGCGTCCGGGAGCGAAGCAGTACGTGGTGGCCAGGCCGCTGTACTCGGAGGAGTCCTTCGCAGAGGAGCACGAGAAGGTCTACAGGCACCGCAAGACCATGCTGGACCACGTCAAACAGTACTTCAC atgTGATGCCAAGCGAGCCAAGAacgccgctctctctctcctgccggTCATCGGCTGGATGAAAATCTACAGAATCAAAGAGTGGCTGCTCAGTGACATCGTGTCCGGTGTCAGCACCGGACTGGTAGCCGTCCTGCAAG GTCTGGCCTACTGTCTGCTGGCCTCACTGCCACCCTGGTACGGACTCTTCTCCGCCTTCTTCCCTGTCATCATTTACTTTTTCCTGGGCACCTCCAGACACATCTCAGTGG GTCCGTTCCCAGTCTTGTGCCTGATGATCGGCTCGGTGGTCACCAGGTTGGTCCCAGACGAGGGTCCGCCCGCCAACATCACAGGGTTCGAAGGCCTGACCAGAGACGAACAGAGAGTGTTGGTGGCCTCTTCTGTGACCTTCCTCGCCGGTATCATGCAG CTGGCAATGGGTGTCCTGCAGGTGGGCTTCGTTGTCATGTACCTGTCCGACACTCTGGTGTCAGGCTTCACCACTGCAGCTGCCATCCACATCCTGGTGTCCCAGCTCAAGTTTGTGCTGGGGCTGCAAGTCCCAGGCATCAGCGGACCGCTCTCTATCATATAC ACCCTGGAGATCATCTTCAACAAGATAACCTCCACCAATGTGTGCGACGTGGTGATCTCCTTGGTGATCATGGTGGTGGTGTTCATCGTGAAGGAGCTGAACGACAGATTTAAATCCAAGCTGCCGGTGCCCATCCCCATAGAGGTTATCATG ACTGTCATTGCATGTGGAGTTTCATACGCATTTGACTTCAAGACAAGATATGGCATTGATATTGTTGGCCATATTCCAAAGGG GTACGAGCCTCCAATGGCCCCCAACCTGCACATCTTCCAGGAGACGGCAGTGGAAGCATTTCCCATGGCCATTGTGGGTTTCGCTGTTGCTTTCTCCGTGGCAAAAGTCTATTCTGTAAAACACGATTACACCATAGATGGAAACCAG GAGCTGATAGCCTTTGGAGTCAGCAACATCTTTGGAGCTTCCTTCAAGTCTTTCGCTGCAAGCACGGCGCTTTCCAGGAGTGCAGTGCAGGAGAGCACAGGCGGCAAGACTCAG ATAGCTGGTTTACTGTCAGCTGTCATAGTGATGATTGTCACGTTGGCCATTGGATTCCTACTGGATCCGCTCCCGAAG TCTGTGCTTGGCGCTGTGGTCATCGTCAACCTGAAGGGCATGCTGATGCAGTTTAGAGACGTCCCGTACCTGTGGAAGAGGGACAAACCAGACTGT GTCGTGTGGATCGGTACCTGTACTGCAGCCATCTTACTGGGCCTGGATCTCGGATTGGCTGTAGGCCTCGGTGTGGAGCTGATCAGCGTCGTCCTCAGGGCTCAGTT CCCTCGCTGCAGTTTGCTGGCCAACATCAAAGGAACGAATAtctacaaagacagaaaggattACATTAAT ATATACGAGCCGGAGGGCGTGAAGATCTTCAGGATACCGTCACCAATCTTCTTTGCCAACATTGAGTTCTTCAGGAGCAAGCTGCTGGAAGCT ATTGGATTTAACCCGTTGAGGGtgttgagaaagagaaataaggCCCTGAGGACCATCCGGAAACTTCTGGAGAAGGGAGACCTGCAGTGGACATCA AAAGGCTTCCTGAATACCTCATGCGGACCCATCAAGGAGTCAGGGGATGAGCGCAACATGGAGGAGCTGGACCTGCCGACGGACTTCAAGGACCTTCCGGCCCGGATCGACTGGAACGCCGAGCTTCCCGCCAACATCGCTGTTCCCAGAGTGGACGTCCACAGCCTGATCCTGGACTTCGCTGCTGTCTCTTTCCTGGACATCTCTGCTCTGAAGGGACTCAAAACG GCACTGAAAGAGCTGATCCGCGTTGAAGTCGAGGTCTACATTGTGGATTGTGATC CCTACATCCTGGAGAAACTGCACGGCTGCTGCTTCTTTGACGACGAGGTTCGTCCGTCGGTGTTCTTCCTGACACTGCACGACGCCATGCTGCACATCCTGGAGAAACACCCGGAGTCCATGGAAACGAAATCTGACTACGAGAGG ATTATAACAACAGTCACAGTTCACCACCCTGGAGGCAGCgtgaggagcagagacagaaac GCTCCAGATCCAGAGACCAGGTTCTAA
- the cbll1 gene encoding E3 ubiquitin-protein ligase Hakai, protein MDQSDNDLQGSDGSGSLGGPDVRRRIPIKLISKQPIRSKPQPRTQRPSSRPPKSEAGEDDNFGFKQEERRDCGAKAGDVFANQRRFPQPLFWDYKLHLIGERDEVPIHFCDKCGLPIQLYGRMIPCKHVFCYDCALLHEKKGEKMCPGLTLYNCTDPVQRIEQCQRGSLYMCSVVPGCKRTYLSQRDLQAHVNHRHMRAAKSSAGRQEPVHLPPASEVPDRFRVPPPHLPKNHVHLPNPLQHSSHDPYSQPPPPSAHEAPPPTSALGPETFRIATVTTRKHSNLITVPIQDDSSSSREPHSGGPGPSQPPHHHPGDYPGQPSVVSHSHHMMAPPQQHFGPPPPPPPPISHPMQHPPQASGTPHMVYNQAPPPPMSTAPPPITPPPGHIMGQMPPYMNHPPPGPPPQHSGPPVNAPPPHHYNPNSMQQFPEDQGTLSPPFSQPGGLSPGMWPAPRGPPPPRMQGPPPQGQMPGPHHPDQGRYRPYYQ, encoded by the exons ATGGACCAAAGCG ACAATGATCTTCAAGGAAGCGATGGTTCTGGGAGCTTGGGTGGCCCAGATGTTCGCAGACGAATCCCCATCAAACTCATATCCAAGCAGCCCATAAGGAGCAAACCTCAGCCCCGCACCCAGAGACCCAGCAGCAGGCCACCCAAAAGTGAGGCTGGAGAAGACG ATAATTTTGGCTTCAAGCAAGAAGAGAGGCGTGATTGTGGAGCTAAAGCTGGTGATGTGTTTGCAAATCAGAGGAGATTCCCCCAGCCACTGTTTTGGGACTATAAG TTACATTTGATTGGAGAAAGGGATGAAGTACCAATTCACTTTTGTGACAAATGTGGTCTTCCTATCCAGCTATATGGACGGATG ATCCCctgcaaacatgttttctgcTACGACTGTGCTTTGCTTCAcgagaagaaaggagaaaagatgTGCCCTGG CCTCACCTTGTACAACTGCACAGACCCAGTGCAGCGCATCGAGCAGTGCCAGCGGGGCTCCCTCTACATGTGCAGTGTTGTGCCGGGATGCAAGCGCACCTACCTCTCCCAGCGTGACCTGCAGGCCCATGTCAACCACCGCCACATGAGGGCGGCCAAGTCTTCCGCTGGCCGACAGGAGCCCGTGCACCTGCCCCCTGCATCCGAGGTCCCTGACCGGTTCCGCGTGCCTCCTCCTCACTTACCCAAGAACCACGTTCACCTCCCCAACCCGCTCCAGCACAGCAGTCATGACCCCTACAGTCAGCCACCCCCACCTTCAGCTCACGAAGCCCCGCCCCCGACCTCGGCTCTCGGCCCTGAGACATTCCGCATTGCCACGGTAACAACCCGTAAACACAGCAATCTCATCACCGTGCCCATCCAAGatgactcctcttcctctcggGAGCCCCACTCTGGTGGGCCAGGCCCCTCACAGCcgccccaccaccaccccgGGGACTATCCTGGCCAGCCATCTGTAGTTTCCCACTCTCACCACATGATGGCACCACCGCAGCAGCACTTCGGCCCCCCAcctcccccgcctcctcctaTCAGCCACCCCATGCAGCACCCTCCCCAGGCCTCAGGGACACCACACATGGTGTACAACCAggcccctcctccccccatgTCCACAGCCCCGCCACCAATCACTCCACCACCGGGGCACATCATGGGCCAGATGCCCCCCTATATGAACCACCCGCCCCCAGGACCTCCACCACAACACAGCGGCCCCCCTGTCAATGCCCCCCCACCTCATCATTACAACCCAAACTCCATGCAGCAGTTCCCTGAAGACCAGGGCACCCTCAGTCCCCCGTTCAGCCAGCCAGGAGGGCTCAGTCCTGGGATGTGGCCTGCTCCGAGAGGGCCCCCACCCCCACGAATGCAGGGTCCTCCTCCCCAGGGCCAGATGCCTGGACCGCACCACCCAGACCAGGGCCGTTACCGGCCTTATTATCAGTAA